The proteins below are encoded in one region of Syntrophotalea carbinolica DSM 2380:
- the hemE gene encoding uroporphyrinogen decarboxylase produces the protein MMPEDYDFINACYGRPVTRTPVWLMRQAGRYLPQYRKIRERVKFLELCKTPELAAEVTLQPVDALGVDAAILFSDILIPIEAMGQNLFYRPAPVLEPPVRTAADVEALRVLQPEQDVPFVLETIRLLRRELDGRVPLIGFGGAPFTLACYMVEGAGSRHFLALKRLMYQAPETYARLMDKITDTSIVYLRAQAEAGAQALQVFDSWGGILSPADYQRYVLPYSRRLLSALGDFGIPLIHFVKGAGAMLDLVAMAGGQVVGLDWCTSLNRARDILGNGMAVQGNLDPSVLLGAQDIIEREVRRILDENAGRPGHIFNLGHGILPEVPPENAAFLVDCVHRLTQS, from the coding sequence ATGATGCCTGAGGACTACGATTTCATCAATGCCTGTTATGGCCGACCGGTAACGCGCACCCCGGTATGGTTGATGCGGCAGGCCGGTCGTTATCTGCCCCAATATCGCAAGATCCGGGAGCGGGTAAAATTTCTGGAATTATGCAAAACGCCGGAACTGGCTGCCGAAGTGACTTTGCAGCCCGTTGACGCCTTGGGCGTCGATGCCGCCATACTGTTTTCCGATATTCTCATTCCTATCGAAGCTATGGGGCAGAACCTGTTTTATCGGCCGGCCCCTGTGCTGGAGCCGCCGGTGCGCACTGCGGCGGATGTGGAAGCGTTGCGCGTGCTGCAGCCGGAGCAGGATGTTCCCTTTGTGCTGGAGACCATCCGCCTGTTGCGGCGGGAGCTGGACGGTCGCGTTCCCCTGATCGGGTTTGGCGGCGCGCCTTTCACCCTGGCCTGTTATATGGTGGAAGGCGCCGGCAGCCGGCATTTCCTGGCCCTTAAACGTCTCATGTATCAAGCCCCCGAGACCTACGCCCGGCTGATGGACAAGATCACCGATACCAGCATAGTCTACCTGCGGGCCCAGGCCGAGGCCGGTGCCCAGGCTCTGCAGGTTTTCGACAGCTGGGGAGGTATCCTTTCGCCTGCCGATTACCAGCGTTACGTGTTGCCTTACAGCCGTCGTCTGCTGTCTGCACTGGGGGATTTCGGGATTCCCCTGATCCACTTCGTCAAAGGGGCCGGTGCCATGCTCGATCTGGTTGCCATGGCCGGTGGACAGGTCGTGGGACTGGACTGGTGTACCTCTTTGAACCGTGCCAGGGATATCCTCGGCAACGGTATGGCGGTGCAGGGCAATCTCGATCCATCGGTATTGCTGGGCGCGCAAGATATCATTGAGCGCGAAGTGCGGCGCATTCTGGATGAAAATGCCGGACGCCCCGGCCACATCTTTAATCTCGGTCACGGTATTCTGCCGGAGGTGCCACCGGAGAACGCCGCCTTTCTGGTCGATTGCGTACACCGTTTGACCCAAAGCTGA
- the modA gene encoding molybdate ABC transporter substrate-binding protein, which translates to MRSLLVALLLSILLVSPALAAEVRLSVAASMTDAVKELVATYEQKAKDVKVLPNFASSGALAKQIAQGAPADLYISANPKWMNYLVEKNMISADAVQSFAYNSLVLVGQKGPVVGKLEDILNLRRIAIGSPKSVPAGQYAQQALQAAGLYGKVQPKLILAKDVRQALMYADRGETDGAFVYKTDALLAQNAVILLEVPQSLYNEVTYPIALTAEGIKKPEAAAFLAYLKTAEAATILKKYGFVVR; encoded by the coding sequence ATGCGTTCGCTTCTGGTTGCCCTGCTGCTTTCCATTCTTCTGGTGTCTCCTGCCCTTGCTGCCGAGGTTCGGCTTTCGGTGGCAGCCAGCATGACCGATGCGGTCAAGGAACTCGTGGCCACTTATGAGCAAAAGGCCAAAGATGTCAAAGTCCTGCCTAACTTCGCCTCTTCGGGGGCCCTGGCCAAACAGATTGCCCAGGGGGCGCCGGCGGATCTTTATATTTCCGCCAATCCCAAGTGGATGAACTATCTGGTGGAAAAGAACATGATTTCGGCCGATGCGGTTCAGAGTTTCGCTTATAATTCTCTGGTTCTGGTCGGCCAGAAGGGGCCGGTGGTCGGCAAACTCGAAGATATCCTCAACCTCCGGCGCATCGCTATCGGCAGTCCCAAAAGCGTACCGGCCGGCCAATATGCTCAGCAGGCCCTGCAGGCTGCCGGGCTGTACGGAAAAGTGCAACCTAAACTTATTCTGGCCAAGGATGTGCGCCAAGCGCTGATGTACGCCGATCGCGGCGAGACCGACGGAGCATTTGTGTACAAGACCGATGCTCTGCTGGCCCAGAACGCGGTGATCCTGCTGGAGGTTCCGCAATCTCTTTACAATGAGGTGACCTACCCGATTGCCTTGACCGCTGAAGGGATTAAAAAGCCCGAAGCGGCTGCATTTCTGGCTTATCTCAAAACCGCTGAGGCCGCGACGATTCTGAAAAAATACGGTTTTGTCGTGCGCTGA
- a CDS encoding DnaJ C-terminal domain-containing protein, with protein MAKDYYAILGVAKDADTDTIKKAYRKQALKYHPDKNPGDKQAEERFKEITEAYAVLSDADKRRQYDQFGEAGFHQRYSQEDIYRNFDVGDMFREFGFDTNDIFGRLFGGGRGASFFQGGRPRAVKGQDYVMHLNLPFRQAVLGGQRRVDFRGEGGVEHLQVNIPPGVETGQRLRIAGKGGASPAGGPRGDLFLEIKVDPDSRFTREDRNLYVTVRVPFSGACLGTSVEVPTLDGEKRVKVPAGMASGGKIRLKGFGVPAHGRNKNGDLFAVIEIAVPKKTSAEQKELLEKLAEAGL; from the coding sequence ATGGCCAAAGACTACTATGCCATTCTGGGCGTCGCTAAAGACGCCGATACCGATACCATCAAAAAAGCGTACAGAAAACAGGCGCTCAAATACCATCCGGACAAAAACCCCGGCGACAAGCAGGCCGAAGAACGTTTCAAGGAAATCACCGAGGCTTACGCGGTGCTCTCCGACGCCGACAAACGCCGCCAGTACGATCAGTTCGGCGAGGCCGGATTCCACCAGCGTTATAGTCAGGAGGACATCTACCGAAACTTTGATGTCGGCGACATGTTCCGCGAGTTCGGCTTCGACACCAACGATATTTTCGGGCGTCTGTTCGGCGGCGGCCGGGGAGCCTCCTTTTTCCAGGGCGGTCGGCCGCGTGCGGTCAAGGGCCAGGATTACGTCATGCACCTCAATCTGCCTTTTCGCCAGGCGGTGCTGGGCGGACAACGCCGTGTCGACTTTCGTGGCGAGGGCGGCGTCGAACACCTGCAGGTCAACATCCCGCCCGGCGTCGAGACGGGTCAGCGTCTGCGTATTGCCGGCAAGGGCGGCGCCAGCCCGGCAGGAGGCCCCCGCGGCGACCTTTTTCTGGAGATCAAGGTCGACCCGGACAGCCGCTTTACCCGCGAGGACCGGAATCTCTATGTCACGGTACGCGTGCCCTTCAGCGGCGCCTGCCTGGGCACCAGCGTGGAAGTCCCGACTCTCGACGGAGAAAAACGGGTCAAGGTTCCGGCGGGCATGGCCAGCGGCGGCAAAATCCGCCTGAAAGGCTTTGGCGTACCGGCCCACGGCCGCAATAAGAACGGCGACCTGTTCGCCGTCATCGAAATTGCCGTACCGAAAAAAACCTCAGCCGAACAAAAAGAATTACTGGAAAAACTTGCCGAGGCCGGACTTTAA
- the bamE gene encoding outer membrane protein assembly factor BamE domain-containing protein: protein MKFKFTFIIFVFLVLSGCAPWKSVDKIDLGMTKAQVLQLVGKPESVNGAGNEEYFWYVPANKFWTSYYVRFIDGKVESYGLVDADKE from the coding sequence GTGAAATTCAAATTTACGTTTATAATTTTCGTCTTTTTGGTGTTATCCGGATGCGCCCCGTGGAAATCGGTCGACAAAATTGATTTGGGGATGACAAAAGCGCAGGTTCTTCAGCTGGTAGGAAAACCCGAAAGTGTCAATGGGGCTGGAAATGAAGAGTATTTCTGGTACGTTCCTGCCAATAAGTTCTGGACAAGTTATTATGTGCGATTTATCGACGGTAAAGTCGAATCCTACGGACTCGTGGACGCCGACAAAGAATAA
- a CDS encoding cold-shock protein — protein sequence MAEGTVKWFNDAKGFGFIEQDNGPDVFVHFSEIQGEGFKSLAEGDRVVFEVTQGQKGPQSVNVRRV from the coding sequence ATGGCAGAAGGTACAGTAAAATGGTTTAATGACGCAAAGGGTTTTGGTTTTATCGAGCAGGATAACGGACCTGATGTGTTTGTACATTTTTCCGAAATTCAGGGCGAAGGTTTCAAATCCCTCGCCGAAGGTGACCGCGTAGTTTTCGAGGTTACCCAGGGCCAGAAGGGCCCCCAATCGGTTAATGTACGCAGAGTTTAA
- a CDS encoding FKBP-type peptidyl-prolyl cis-trans isomerase encodes MKRGMSISLAAVAMVLTIGGCSGKEQAVVKMESLQDKVSYGIGLRIGRDFKAQQVELSTDLLMKGIEDGLAGTEPLLTDDEIRETMVAFQKEMVAKEKTRLEEATVKNAEEGKKYLEDNAKKEGVQTLPSGLQYKVITEGTGKQPAAEDMVKVHYRGTLVDGTEFDSSYARKEPAELRVGGVIPGWTEALQLMKEGSKWQLVLPPELAYGERGAGPRIGPNATLVFEVELLEVKPQEK; translated from the coding sequence ATGAAACGTGGCATGAGCATTTCCCTGGCCGCTGTGGCCATGGTGCTTACCATCGGCGGTTGTTCCGGCAAGGAGCAGGCCGTCGTCAAAATGGAATCGCTGCAAGACAAGGTGAGTTACGGTATCGGTCTGCGCATTGGGCGGGATTTCAAGGCCCAGCAGGTCGAATTGAGTACCGATCTTTTGATGAAAGGTATCGAAGACGGCCTGGCCGGTACCGAGCCGTTGCTGACGGATGACGAAATTCGGGAAACCATGGTGGCGTTTCAGAAGGAAATGGTGGCCAAGGAAAAGACCCGTCTCGAAGAGGCCACCGTCAAGAATGCGGAAGAGGGCAAAAAGTACCTCGAGGACAACGCTAAAAAAGAGGGTGTTCAAACCTTGCCCAGCGGTCTGCAGTATAAGGTGATCACCGAAGGCACCGGTAAACAGCCTGCAGCCGAAGATATGGTCAAGGTGCATTATCGCGGAACGCTGGTTGACGGCACCGAGTTCGACAGTTCCTATGCCCGTAAGGAGCCTGCCGAACTCCGCGTCGGCGGGGTCATTCCCGGTTGGACGGAAGCCTTGCAGTTGATGAAGGAAGGCTCCAAGTGGCAATTGGTGCTGCCTCCCGAACTGGCTTACGGCGAGCGTGGTGCCGGCCCCCGCATCGGTCCCAACGCCACGTTGGTGTTCGAAGTCGAACTGCTGGAAGTCAAGCCGCAGGAAAAATAG
- the hemH gene encoding ferrochelatase has product MAEKTALISLNMGGPDRPESVAPFLRNLFSDRELIRLPGGAWLQRPFARLMARLRAPKARRAYEAIGGASPLRIWTECQTRAIGRLLGEEWRTAVIMRYWEPRAKEVLTHLRREGVKRAMVLSLYPHFTAATSGSSINDFCRHAVRFCPELDYRLIHDWFDWPPFLDALAHLVREALARFDGEQRHRVTLLFSAHALPEKLILEGDPYLDQVRTTMRGVLERLPEYRSRSRLAFQSRSGPVRWIGPSVTEALDTLVDEGVREVLVVPVSFVSDHVETLHEIDQGYRDYALRRGMTRFERVAAFNDDPGFIRAMASLVASRVPASWRDSRQNENGAPCQGTP; this is encoded by the coding sequence ATGGCCGAAAAAACGGCTCTGATTTCGCTCAACATGGGAGGGCCGGACAGGCCGGAGTCGGTGGCGCCGTTTTTGCGCAATCTGTTTTCGGATCGGGAATTGATTCGACTGCCGGGGGGGGCATGGCTGCAGCGGCCCTTTGCCCGACTCATGGCGCGCCTGCGGGCACCCAAGGCGCGGCGCGCTTATGAGGCCATCGGCGGTGCGTCCCCTTTGCGAATCTGGACCGAGTGCCAGACCCGCGCCATCGGTCGGTTGTTGGGAGAGGAGTGGCGTACGGCCGTGATTATGCGCTACTGGGAACCGCGCGCCAAGGAGGTGTTGACCCACCTGAGACGCGAGGGGGTGAAACGCGCCATGGTGCTGTCGCTCTATCCCCATTTTACGGCAGCTACCAGCGGCAGCAGTATCAACGATTTCTGCCGCCATGCGGTCCGCTTCTGTCCCGAGCTGGACTACCGCTTGATTCACGATTGGTTCGACTGGCCACCGTTTCTGGATGCCCTGGCGCACCTTGTTCGCGAGGCTCTGGCGCGTTTTGACGGGGAACAGCGTCATCGGGTCACGCTGCTGTTCAGTGCCCATGCCCTGCCGGAAAAACTTATCCTGGAAGGCGACCCTTATCTGGATCAGGTTCGTACCACCATGCGCGGCGTGCTGGAGCGTCTGCCGGAATATCGATCCCGCTCCAGATTGGCGTTTCAAAGCCGTAGCGGTCCGGTGCGATGGATCGGGCCGAGCGTAACCGAGGCTCTCGACACCTTGGTGGATGAGGGCGTCCGCGAGGTGCTGGTGGTACCGGTTTCTTTTGTCTCGGATCACGTCGAGACATTGCATGAAATCGATCAGGGGTATCGGGATTATGCTTTGCGGCGGGGCATGACGCGGTTTGAGCGGGTTGCGGCGTTTAACGATGATCCCGGTTTTATTCGTGCCATGGCCTCTCTGGTGGCGTCCCGGGTGCCCGCTTCCTGGCGGGATTCGCGGCAGAATGAAAACGGCGCTCCCTGCCAGGGAACGCCGTAA
- a CDS encoding nucleoside 2-deoxyribosyltransferase, whose protein sequence is MKIFFSGSIRGGNKYRRQYGQILAFLQAFGETISEHSDRPEAFDDGGLKGDAAIYARDTHWIREADLLVAEVSQPSIGVGYEIAYAEARNIPILALYHVGAESPMSAMVFGNPKITSIRYDSLSELWPVLKDTLAETHLPPK, encoded by the coding sequence ATGAAGATATTTTTTTCGGGATCCATTCGCGGTGGAAACAAGTACCGTCGACAATACGGTCAGATACTGGCATTCCTGCAGGCCTTTGGCGAGACTATTTCGGAACATTCAGACCGGCCCGAAGCCTTTGACGACGGAGGGTTAAAGGGGGATGCGGCCATTTATGCCCGGGATACCCATTGGATCAGGGAAGCCGATCTTCTTGTCGCGGAGGTTTCCCAACCATCCATTGGAGTGGGCTACGAGATTGCCTATGCGGAAGCCAGGAATATTCCGATCCTGGCGCTCTACCATGTCGGGGCCGAAAGCCCCATGTCGGCCATGGTTTTCGGTAATCCGAAAATCACCTCCATCCGCTACGATTCCCTGTCCGAGCTATGGCCCGTGCTGAAGGACACGCTTGCCGAAACGCACTTGCCTCCCAAGTAG
- the ylqF gene encoding ribosome biogenesis GTPase YlqF — MINWFPGHMHSARQQIAEAMPKIDLVIEVLDARLPMASSNPLLAEMRGVKPCIKVLNKNDLADPEVTGEWVRFFESRGKGMKALAINATRKAELTRLVRLSRSLVPHRGGPGKPLRIMIVGIPNVGKSTLINTLCGRKIAKVGDKPAITRSAQQVDLRNGILLFDTPGVLAPNLEDQRGAMCLAATGAIGDNAMDHERIAAFTGDFLLERYPQQLIERYRLKELPQNGELLIEQVGRRRGCLMAGGVVDRQRAAEIVLHDLQAGRLGRISMESLADTGTE; from the coding sequence ATGATTAATTGGTTCCCAGGACATATGCATAGCGCCCGGCAACAGATTGCCGAGGCCATGCCCAAAATCGATCTCGTCATCGAGGTGCTCGACGCGCGTCTGCCGATGGCCAGCAGTAATCCGCTGCTCGCCGAAATGCGGGGCGTCAAGCCCTGCATCAAGGTTCTGAACAAAAACGACCTTGCCGATCCCGAAGTTACCGGCGAGTGGGTGCGTTTTTTCGAAAGCCGCGGCAAGGGGATGAAGGCCTTGGCCATCAATGCCACGCGCAAAGCCGAATTGACCCGTCTGGTTCGTCTCAGCCGCAGTCTGGTTCCCCATCGTGGCGGGCCGGGAAAGCCTTTGCGTATCATGATTGTCGGTATTCCCAACGTGGGCAAATCGACCCTCATCAACACCTTGTGCGGCCGCAAAATCGCCAAAGTCGGGGATAAGCCGGCCATCACCCGCAGCGCACAGCAGGTTGATCTGCGCAACGGGATTTTGTTGTTCGACACCCCTGGCGTGCTGGCTCCCAATCTGGAAGATCAGCGCGGCGCCATGTGTCTGGCGGCCACTGGGGCCATCGGCGACAACGCCATGGACCACGAACGGATTGCGGCTTTTACCGGGGATTTTCTGCTGGAACGTTATCCCCAACAGCTTATAGAGCGCTATCGCCTGAAGGAGCTTCCGCAAAACGGCGAATTGCTGATCGAGCAGGTCGGTCGCCGTCGCGGTTGTCTGATGGCGGGAGGTGTCGTTGATCGGCAACGTGCCGCCGAGATTGTGCTGCATGATCTGCAGGCAGGCCGTTTGGGCCGTATAAGTATGGAGAGTCTGGCCGATACGGGAACGGAGTGA
- the modC gene encoding molybdenum ABC transporter ATP-binding protein, with amino-acid sequence MNLEVSVEKQLGDFCFASDFSVRCRRVGIFGPSGSGKSTLMHMLAGLLKPDRGFIRLNGETLFDGRSRINRSTENRRIGVVFQHAHLFPHMGVRRNLLYGYKRIPKAQRVIDPDALVEVLDLGPLLSRKVDALSGGERQRVALGRTVLSCPRLVLMDEPLNGLDERLKFQIIPYLKNVFAEFKIPLMFISHSLSEMRLMTDQVFEFANGRIRAQTSAHQLALHRMGTTQEGYTNILELRDPRNQKDLFVYRWGDQDLIVTVGGKEQASMFELSSREITLFKRHPEASSARNILHCRVKKIFDVGNRVAVELDCNGQQLVSQVVGEAVRDLGLEEGGATIAVIKASAFRKLY; translated from the coding sequence ATGAACCTTGAAGTCTCCGTCGAAAAGCAACTTGGCGATTTCTGCTTTGCCTCGGACTTCTCCGTGCGCTGTCGGCGCGTCGGGATCTTCGGTCCTTCGGGTAGCGGCAAATCGACCCTGATGCACATGCTCGCCGGTCTGCTTAAGCCGGATCGCGGCTTTATTCGTCTTAATGGCGAAACGCTCTTCGATGGCAGGTCGCGAATCAATCGGTCAACGGAAAACCGCCGTATCGGCGTGGTGTTTCAACATGCCCACCTGTTTCCTCACATGGGGGTAAGACGCAATCTTCTTTACGGCTACAAACGGATCCCCAAAGCCCAGCGAGTGATTGATCCCGATGCGCTGGTCGAGGTGCTTGACCTGGGGCCGTTGCTAAGCCGCAAAGTGGATGCACTCTCCGGAGGAGAACGTCAACGGGTGGCTCTTGGCCGCACGGTACTTTCGTGTCCGCGCCTGGTTTTGATGGACGAACCCCTTAACGGTCTGGATGAGAGACTTAAATTTCAGATCATTCCTTATCTTAAAAACGTTTTTGCGGAGTTTAAGATACCTTTGATGTTCATCAGCCATTCGCTTAGCGAGATGCGTTTGATGACCGATCAGGTATTTGAGTTCGCCAACGGCCGGATCCGTGCTCAGACTTCCGCTCATCAACTGGCTTTGCATCGCATGGGGACGACCCAGGAAGGGTATACCAACATCCTTGAATTGCGTGATCCGCGTAATCAAAAGGACCTGTTTGTTTATCGCTGGGGAGACCAGGACCTGATTGTGACCGTTGGCGGTAAAGAGCAGGCGAGCATGTTCGAGCTGTCTTCCCGGGAAATAACCCTGTTCAAACGTCATCCGGAAGCGAGCAGCGCACGCAATATATTGCATTGCCGGGTGAAAAAAATATTTGATGTCGGCAATCGAGTCGCTGTGGAGCTCGATTGCAACGGCCAGCAACTGGTTTCGCAGGTGGTAGGCGAGGCTGTGCGTGATCTCGGCCTGGAAGAGGGGGGCGCGACCATCGCGGTGATCAAAGCCTCCGCATTTCGAAAGCTTTACTGA
- a CDS encoding DUF364 domain-containing protein: MSLRKDLIASVRNKCPDSLSVKVQRFVKTPVCDTKIPPFTVAVLENGAVGFSYNLFHRDDQAMQRYVAWDPDEIVGKTADEIMSWLLTEDTLKKTAGLAVLNALSQDFLNTNPGAYRLDTESDLFDILRLDKSSRVGVVGFFRPMMDKLVEKAGEVVVVELSEDLREGSHPFTMTDDPEALRGCDKILITATTVLNDSLLTVIPHCIDAAFVAMMGPTAGFLPDTVFALGVDAVGFTRVKDLDLFLERFSSGGKWGEATSKIWAMPAR; encoded by the coding sequence ATGTCGCTGAGAAAAGATCTGATTGCATCGGTACGGAATAAATGCCCGGACAGTTTGTCTGTCAAGGTACAACGTTTTGTCAAAACGCCGGTGTGCGATACAAAGATCCCCCCATTCACTGTGGCGGTTTTGGAAAACGGAGCTGTCGGTTTCAGTTATAATCTGTTTCACCGTGATGACCAAGCCATGCAACGCTATGTGGCCTGGGATCCGGACGAGATAGTGGGCAAAACTGCCGATGAAATCATGTCATGGCTGCTTACCGAGGATACCTTGAAAAAGACCGCGGGCCTTGCCGTACTGAATGCCTTGTCGCAGGACTTCTTAAATACAAATCCCGGTGCATATAGACTGGACACGGAGTCTGACCTTTTCGACATCCTGCGGTTGGATAAATCGAGCCGCGTCGGAGTGGTCGGCTTTTTTCGCCCGATGATGGATAAACTGGTGGAAAAAGCGGGCGAAGTCGTGGTTGTCGAACTGTCCGAAGACCTGCGGGAAGGATCCCATCCCTTTACCATGACCGACGATCCTGAAGCACTGCGCGGATGCGACAAAATACTTATTACGGCTACAACCGTTCTGAACGATTCATTGCTGACAGTGATCCCCCACTGCATCGACGCCGCCTTTGTGGCCATGATGGGGCCGACGGCGGGTTTTCTTCCCGATACGGTGTTCGCTCTCGGCGTCGATGCCGTAGGGTTTACCCGCGTAAAAGATCTGGACCTGTTCCTGGAACGTTTTTCAAGCGGCGGCAAATGGGGGGAAGCCACATCCAAGATATGGGCTATGCCCGCCCGCTGA
- the hemG gene encoding protoporphyrinogen oxidase, which translates to MNISVVGAGISGLATAFAIQQQARRLGLEWTLDIFEKEDCSGGKIRSEKVDGYLCEWGPNGFLDSKPMTLDLCREAGLAEQLLRSNDAARKRFIFSGGRLQRVPESAADFFRSSLVSWPGKLRLAAELLVPRRKDLTDETLADFVRRRLGREALDQMVGPMAAGIFAGDPETMSLRSCFPRIHELEQQYGGLIRALLLLARKKRAERRAGKAVAGAAGPGGILTSFGGGIQELTDGLSRLLAPNLHLGDAVAAITPLKEGFSLRTHKGRVHETDIVVAAVPAMALATQVEGFSAPMAAQLRQIPYAPLQIACFGYRREALPLSLDGFGYLAARRSGMHSLGTLWSSSIFPGRAPAGYVLLRTMFGGATRPDAAQLSADEVQQRVEEDLSRSMGIKQAPDFVRIIRHTAAIPQYVSGHGARLKVLEDKAAAYPGLFLVGNAFYGVGLNDCVAAADRVASRVLTLMQQRQQA; encoded by the coding sequence ATGAACATATCCGTTGTCGGAGCCGGTATCTCCGGTCTTGCCACGGCTTTTGCCATTCAGCAGCAGGCGCGTCGGCTCGGTCTCGAATGGACTCTCGATATTTTCGAGAAAGAGGACTGCTCCGGTGGCAAGATACGCTCCGAAAAGGTTGACGGCTATCTCTGCGAATGGGGTCCGAACGGTTTTCTCGACAGCAAGCCGATGACTCTGGACCTGTGCCGCGAGGCCGGCCTGGCCGAGCAGCTGTTGCGATCCAACGACGCAGCGCGCAAAAGGTTTATCTTTTCCGGGGGGCGTTTGCAAAGGGTGCCGGAATCGGCTGCCGACTTTTTTCGCTCCTCGCTGGTGTCATGGCCCGGCAAGCTGCGGCTGGCGGCGGAGTTGCTGGTACCTCGCCGCAAAGACCTGACGGATGAGACCTTGGCCGATTTCGTACGCCGCCGCCTCGGGCGGGAGGCTCTCGATCAAATGGTCGGCCCCATGGCGGCGGGAATTTTTGCCGGGGATCCCGAAACCATGAGTTTGCGCAGCTGTTTCCCGCGTATTCACGAACTGGAACAGCAATACGGTGGCCTGATACGCGCTCTGTTGCTGTTAGCACGAAAAAAACGCGCCGAACGCCGGGCCGGTAAAGCGGTGGCCGGAGCGGCAGGACCCGGAGGGATTCTTACCTCCTTCGGCGGAGGGATTCAGGAGCTGACAGACGGACTCTCCCGGCTTCTCGCTCCAAACCTTCACCTGGGCGATGCGGTGGCCGCTATTACGCCGCTGAAGGAGGGATTTTCCCTTCGGACGCATAAGGGGCGGGTGCATGAAACCGATATCGTGGTGGCTGCGGTGCCGGCCATGGCGTTGGCCACCCAGGTGGAAGGGTTTTCCGCTCCGATGGCGGCGCAGTTGCGACAGATTCCCTACGCGCCGCTGCAGATTGCCTGTTTCGGTTACCGTCGCGAAGCCCTGCCGTTGTCGCTGGACGGCTTCGGTTACCTGGCGGCGCGCCGTTCGGGCATGCACAGCCTCGGAACCTTGTGGTCCTCTTCCATTTTTCCCGGCCGGGCCCCGGCGGGGTACGTGTTGCTGCGCACCATGTTCGGCGGCGCCACCCGTCCCGATGCTGCCCAGCTGAGTGCGGATGAAGTACAGCAACGCGTTGAGGAAGATTTGTCCCGATCCATGGGCATAAAACAAGCGCCCGATTTTGTTAGGATTATCCGCCATACAGCGGCCATTCCCCAATATGTGTCCGGTCACGGGGCGCGCCTGAAGGTTCTGGAGGACAAGGCGGCCGCCTATCCGGGCCTGTTTTTGGTCGGAAACGCCTTTTACGGCGTCGGGCTTAACGATTGCGTCGCCGCCGCAGATCGTGTGGCAAGCCGGGTCTTGACGTTGATGCAGCAGCGCCAGCAGGCTTGA
- the modB gene encoding molybdate ABC transporter permease subunit has translation MIAFSPTDVQAMALSARVAFTATLVSIPFGFAAAYLLVFSRLPGKPLLNGMVSLPLVLPPVVVGYLLLLSLGNHGWLGAMLADMGIRIIFTWKAAVIASMVVGFPLLVRSICIGMEEIDDSLIQASRTLGARWYDTLFTVILPLSARAILAGATLMFARSLGEFGATIVLAGNIPGVTQTIPLAIFDYTSTPGGDRMALGLCLVSIGLALTVLIFNEGMIRRFKRGHRP, from the coding sequence ATGATCGCATTTTCTCCGACCGATGTGCAGGCCATGGCCCTTTCCGCCCGGGTGGCTTTTACGGCCACCCTGGTATCCATACCGTTTGGTTTCGCGGCTGCGTACTTGCTGGTTTTTTCCAGGTTGCCGGGCAAGCCTCTGCTTAATGGCATGGTCAGCCTGCCGCTGGTGCTGCCGCCGGTTGTGGTCGGTTACCTGCTGCTGTTATCTCTGGGGAACCATGGCTGGCTTGGAGCGATGCTGGCCGATATGGGCATACGTATCATATTTACCTGGAAGGCCGCGGTGATTGCGTCGATGGTGGTCGGTTTTCCCCTGCTGGTGCGGTCGATCTGTATCGGCATGGAGGAAATCGACGATAGCCTGATACAGGCCTCCCGCACCCTTGGAGCGCGCTGGTACGACACCTTGTTTACGGTAATCCTTCCGCTGTCGGCGCGCGCGATCCTTGCCGGTGCTACCCTGATGTTTGCCCGCAGTCTCGGTGAGTTCGGGGCGACTATTGTTCTTGCCGGCAATATTCCGGGGGTAACCCAGACCATCCCGTTGGCGATTTTCGACTATACCAGCACCCCGGGCGGCGATCGTATGGCTCTGGGGCTGTGCCTGGTGTCCATCGGCTTGGCATTGACGGTCCTGATCTTTAACGAAGGGATGATCAGGCGTTTCAAACGAGGCCATCGCCCATGA